The following nucleotide sequence is from Pseudomonas sp. S09G 359.
CCGCAAGTGCAAACCGCAATGCACCACGACCCACTGAAATGAGCTGGAATGCACTCAAAAATGTGGGAGCGGGCTTGCTCGCGAAGGCGGTGGTTCATTTGAAACACCTGTGGCTGACACACCGCTTTCGCGAGCAAGCCCCCTCCCACATTGGATCTCTATTGTTTCTTGGAGCTGCGTCGTCCTCGAACCTGTACACCGGCCTCCACAGCCAGCCCGGCAGTACGCTCCAACGCATCGGCAAAGGCCTGGCGCTGCTCCGGCTCGATCTGTGACAAAAACAATTCATCTACCGTACTTTCGTAGATTTTCCACATTTTTTTGCGCAACACCCGGCCCGCATCGGTGATCGAGGCAAACGCCGCGCGGCCGTCGCTGTCGCCGTCGGAGCGCGAACGCAGCACCAGGCCGTCTTTTTCCAGGCGGTCGACCAGGCGCGTGAGGTTGTAGCGCTCGATGGCCAGCACATCGGCCAATTCGTGCATGCGGCGGGTGCCATCGGGGCCGCTTTCCAGGCCCCACAGGGCGTCGTACCAGGCGTAGGGCGGCAGGTCGGCAGCGGCCAGGCGGCGTTCGATTTCACGGATGACGGTCCTGTGGGCCCTGACAAAACGGAACCATACATCAGGCTCTTTCGACGACATGCAACACCATCCGGGGGATTTCAAGAAGGTTGCAATAGTAGCTCATCCCGCGCTAGATTCGGTTTTGTAGTTGCAATTGCAATTACTTTGACGGCACTCCCACAAGGAATCCGCCACTTGAAATCCGCCTACCCTGGAGCCTCACATGACCCCGAATAACGCAGTCAGACGCGATGACGATCCACAGGAAACCCGCGAGTGGCTGGAATCTATCGAATCGGTGCTGTCCACCGAAGGCCGCCCGCGCGCCCACTACCTGATCGATCAGTTGCTGGATTTCGACGTGGCGCGGCATGGCGACTTCTACGGGCGGGTGACCACCCCTTACGTCAATACCATCCCGGTGGACCGCCAGTTGCCCTACCCCGGCAACCTGGCCATCGAACGCCGGACCAACGCGTTTATCCGCTGGAACGCCATGGCCATGGTGCTGCGCGCCGGCAAGCATTCCGGTGTGGGTGGGCATATCGCGACCTACGCGTCAGCCGCCGTGCTGTACGACGTAGGCTTCGACCACTTTTTCCGTGGCCGTACGGATACCTTCGACGGCGACCTGGTGTATATCCAGGGCCACTCCTCGCCGGGCATCTACGGCCGCGCGTACCTCGAAGGCCGTATCAGCGAAGCGCAGTTGGACAACTTCCGGCGTGAGGCCGGTGGCGAGGGCATCTCGTCCTACCCTCACCCGCGCCTGATGCCGGACTTCTGGCAATTTCCTACGGTATCCATGGGCCTTGGGCCGATCACTGCCGCCTACCAGGCGCGCTTTATGCGCTACCTGGAATTGCGTGCTCTCAAGCCACACCAAGGTCGCAAGGTGTGGGCCTTTCTCGGTGATGGCGAAATGGACCAGCCGGAATCCCTGGCCGCCATCTCCCTGGCCGGGCGCGAGAAACTCGACAACCTAATCTTCGTAGTCAACTGCAACCTGCAACGCCTGGACGGCCCGGTACGTGGCAATGCCAAAGTGATCCAGGAGTTCGAAAGCCTCTACCGCGCCGCCGGTTGGAATGTGATCAAGGTGATTTGGGGCGGTGGCTGGGACGCGCTGCTCGACAAGGACACCAGCGGCTTGCTGCGCCAACGCATGATGGAATGCGTGGACGGCGACTATCAGAACTACAAATCCCAGAACGGCGCCTATGTGCGGGAGCATTTCTTCGGCAAATATCCGGAGCTGCTGGCACTGGTTGCAGACATGTCCGACGACGATATCTGGAAACTCTCACGGGGCGGGCATGACCCGGACAAGGTCTACAACGCCTACGCCGCCGCCGTGCGCCATACCGGACAACCCACGGTGATCCTGGCGAAAACCGTCAAGGGCTTCGGCATGGGCGAAGCCGGCGAAGGCCAGAACATCAACCACCAGCTGAAGAAGATGGGGGCCGACGCCGTCAAAGCCTTCCGCGACCGTTTCAGCCTGGAAGTGGCCGACGAGCAGCTGGCCGACATTCCTTACCTCAAGCCGGCCGCCGACAGCGAGGAAGCGCGCTACTTCGCCGCCAGACGCCAGGCCCTGGGCGGTTATGTGCCGGCGCGGCACACCGCCGTCGAAGCCTTGCAGATCCCCGAACTGGCGGCCTTCGCTACCCAGCTCAAGGACACCGGCGAGCGCGCCATTTCCACCACCATGGCGTTTGTGCGCATCCTCGGCACCCTGCTCAAAGACCCGCACTTGGGCAAACTGATCGTGCCCATCGTGCCGGACGAATCGCGCACCTTCGGCATGGAAAGCCTGTTCCGTCAGATCGGCATCCACTCGGCCGTCGGCCAGCTCTACACCCCACAGGACGCAGGGCAACTCAGCTACTACAAGGAGAGCAAGGACGGGCAGATCATGCAGGAAGGCCTGAATGAATCCGGCGCAATTTCCTCATGGATCGCGGCGAGCACGTCCTACAGCAACCACGGCCTGATGACCGTGCCGTTCTATATCTTCTATTCGATGTTCGGCTTCCAGCGCGTCGGCGACCTGGCCTGGGCTGCGGGCGATGCGCGTGCACGTGGTTTCCTGCTGGGCGCCACGGCCGGGCGCACCACCCTGATGGGCGAAGGCTTGCAGCATGACGATGGCCACAGCCATATCCTGGCGTCGGTGATTCCCTGCTGCGTGGCCTACGACCCGACGTTTGCCTACGAACTGGCGGTGATTATTCGCGAGGGCATGCGGCGCATGTATGTCGAGCAGCAGGACATTTACTACTACATCACCCTGCTCAACGAAAACTACCCACACCCGGCAATGCCTGAGGGCGTGGAGGACGGCATTCTCAAGGGCATGTATCGCCTCAGCGAAAACCCACAGGCCCAGGTGCAACTGATGGGCAGCGGTTCGATCCTGCGCGAAGTGATCGCCGCTGCGGCACTGCTCGCCAAGGATTTCGCCGTGCAAGCGAATGTGTGGAGTGTGACCAGCCTGACCGAGCTGCGCCGTGACGGGCACGCCGTGGAGCGCTGGAACCTGCTGCACCCGGACAGCGCGCCGCGGGTGAGTTATGTGGAGCAGTGCCTGGACGGGCAAACGGGACCGGTGGTGGTGGCGACGGACTACATGAAGCTGTTTGCCGATCAGATCCGCCCGTTCGTACCGGGCCGACGTTTTGTCGCGCTGGGCACCGACGGTTTCGGGCAGTCGGATACGCGGGAAACCTTGCGCGAATTCTTCGAAGTGGATCGCCACTTCATCGCACTGGCGGCCTTGAAGGCACTGGCAGATGACGGTGTGGTCGGTCGCGAGAAGGTCAGTGAGGCAATCAAACGCTACGGGATCAACGTCGACAAGGTCGACCCCGTAGCGGTCTGAGTCACTGCGCAGGCGTCGGCAGCGGTGGAATCGCCTCTGTCGGCGGTGGCAGGTCTGAAGTAGCCGGCGCCGGTGCAGGTGCCGGCTCTTCCTGTGGCGCAATCGGCGCAGGCTCGGCTGGTGGCGTCACAGGCTCAGAAACGGTCGGTTCTGTCTTCGGCGCCTCGACCTTCTCGGCAACCGGCGCCGCCTTGGGCTCCGGCACACCCAGGTCTGCCTTGGGCGTCTCGGGAATATGCGCAGCCTTCTTCACTTCCTGGGGCAGGAACACGTCCACCAGGGCAAAGTAACGGTCGTAGAACTTCGGCGCGGACACCGTCTCGCTGGCGACCTTGACCATCGAGTCATCGGTGGAGCCAATCGGCATCGACACCGAACCCAGTACACCCACCCCCAGGCTCGCGGAGTTGTTGACCTTCTTCAGCGCATAGCGATCCTGCAAGGCGTTGGCGAACATCGTCGAGTGGTTGACGCCCTTGCCGTCATCCGCGCACACCACGTTGAAGCTGATCTGCAGGTGCGTTTCGCCGGTCTGCTGGAAGCTCTTGTTACCCACCACCAGTTTTGGATCGTTACTGGTGATGATGTAGCCCTGACTCAGCAACGCACGTCGCGCGGCTTCGCACGCGGCGACATCAGTGACCGGGTAATCCCGGGAAAACGTGCCGGAGTCGTCGAAATTCTCATGTTCATAAATAGCGGTCTTGGGTGACGAGCAGCCCGCGGCGCCCGCCAACACCAGCGCCAGCCCGAGGCTACGCAAGTGAAATGATGTCGACATTGAAAATCCTGAGGAAAACAGTCCGGGCGGTATTGTGCAACAGAACGGACCCTTGGCGCGTGCATTCCTGTAGGTAAAACATCACAGGCTTATGGGACGGCGCCTGCAGGAAATAGCCCGGCACACATATGATCAATAAACACGCGCAATTTGGCCGAAGCATGGCGACTTGATGGCCACAACATCCAGAAACTGCCACGGTGTTCCAGGTAATCATCCAGCACTCGTTGCAGGCGGCCCTCTGCCACCGCGTGGTTGACCATATAGTCCGGCAGGCAGGCGATGCCCAACCCTTCGTGTACCACATGGTTGAGGGACTCGATCGTGGTGCTGACCAACGGTGTGCGCAAGGTCGGTTCGGCGCCGCCCGGTACGAGGCGCAATGGCCAGGGCTCGAGTTTGCCGGTGGCGCAGAACTTGTGGCGCAGGCACGCGTGGTCGCTCAAGTGCTGGGGCTGTTGCGGCGTACCGTGCTGTTCAAAGTAGGCCGGCGTACCCACCAGCACCAGGTGGTAATGCCCCAGGTGGCGCGCCATCAAACGCGAATCTTCCGGCTTGCCGGTGCGAATCACCGCGTCAAAACCTTCCTCGATCACGTCCACCATGCGGTCGGAGAAATCCACATCCAGCTCGATTTGCGGGTAAGCCCGCATAAAGTCGCTGAGCACCGGCATCAACAAGCCCCGCACTTGCGGCACACTGATGCGCAATTTGCCCCGGGGCGTGGCGCCGGCCTCCGTCAACTCGCGCTCCGCCGCCTCCACCTCGGCCAAAATACGCCGCGAGCGCTCAAGGAACAGCGCGCCTTCGCTGGTCAGGGTGATGCTGCGGGTACTGCGATGAAACAGCCGCACACCCAGGCGCTCTTCCATGCGTGCAATGCTTTTGCCGACTGCCGAAGAGGACACCCCCAGTACGCGGCCGGCGCCAGTGAAACTGCGCGTCTCCGCCACCTGCACAAAGACCGAGAGGCTGCCCAAGCTGTCCATGACTCTCTCCTTGGCGATTACGGACACCTGCGTCCGATAAGTTCGGAACCTTAGCCTGTTTTTCCGCGAACGACAGCCCCATACCCTACATCCTTGCCCTTTTGCATGGATCGACATCATGAGCAACAACCCTAACCTGCCCCCGGATACTCTGCCGCTGGGTGGCCTATTGGCACTGGCCTGCGCCGGTTTTATCACCATCCTTACCGAAGCCATGCCTGCCGGGCTGCTGCCGCAAATGGGCGAAGGCCTGGGCGTGTCGCCCGCACTGGTCGGCCAATTGGTCACCCTCTACGCCTTGGGGTCGTTGCTTGCAGCCATCCCCCTCACGCTGCTGACCCGTGGCTGGCGCCGACGGCCGCTATTGCTGGTGGCCATTGGCGGCTTTGCCCTGGTCAACAGCGTGACCGCACTTTCCAGCCACTACGGCCTCACGCTGGTGGCGCGTTTTTTTGCCGGGGTCTTCGCCGGGTTGCTCTGGGCGCTGCTGGCGGGGTATGCCAGCCGGATGGTGGCCCCGCACCTGCAAGGCCGCGCGATTGCCATCGCCATGCTCGGCGCGCCGCTGGCGCTATCCCTGGGGGTGCCGGCTGGCACATTACTCGGCACGCTGGTTGGCTGGCGCTTGAGTTTTGCGATCATGACCGGGCTGACCCTGGTGCTGCTGGTCTGGGCTCGCTGGCAGCTCCCGGACTTTGCCGGCCAACCCGCGCAAAAACGCCTGGGCCTGGGCCAAGTACTGCGGCTGCCGGGGATTCGTCCGGTGCTGTGGGTGACGTTAACCTACGTGTTGGCCCACAACATTCTGTACACCTACATTGCGCCGCTGCTGGTGCCCGCCGGGATCGCTGCGGACGTTGACCAGGTGTTGCTGGTATTTGGCCTGGCCGCACTGGTGAGCATCTGGCTTGCAGGCCTGTTGATTGACCGCTGGTTGCGCCTGCTCGTGTTGATCAGTTGCTCGCTGTTTGGCCTGTTGGCCTTGGCACTGGCGTTATGGATCGAGTCGCAGCTGGTTATCTACACCGCCGTGGCCTTATGGGGCCTGGCATTCGGCGGATTACCGGCCTTGCTGCAGACGGCGCTGGCAAAATCGGCGGGAGACTCGGCCGATGCCGCCCAATCGATGCTGGTCACCGTATGGAACCTCGGGATAGCGGGCGGCGGACTGGCTGGAGGAGTGCTGCTCCAGGGCTGGGGCGTCGCGGTGTTCCCCTGGGCGGTGATTGTGTTGATGCTATTGGCCATCGCCGGCGCTGCCAAGGCTTCGCCCCAGCAACTGGCCGGGCCAGCCCTCCAGGTCGAAGGTTGAGAGTCGCGCATAGCCACAGGATTCGTAAAAACGCACCAGGTCGCCCGTGCCGCCAGCGTAGCAGTCCACGCGCAGGCGGCTGACACCGGCCGCACGGGCGCGGTCTTCGGCAAAGGCCAGCAGACGCCGGCCAAGGCCGCGTACACGCACGTCACGGCCAACGATCAACCAGCGCACATAGACCTCGGGCTCGGTCGCGGCTGGCACATAAGGCATCGCCTCACCTAATACGAGCGCGGCGTGTATACGCCCTTCAGAATCTTCGACGACCCACGCCTCCGGCATCGCACACGCTTGTTCTGCTTGTGCAACTCGCCGGGGCACGGCCGACCACGGCGCAGTGCCCCATTGAGCGTGATTGCCGATGGCGACGAACCAGGCAATCACCTGATCAAAAACCTCTAGCACCGCCGGCGCGTCTGCCACGCTGGCACGACGAATCGCCAAGCCCTCCATTCCTTGAATCAACACGTTTGAAACTCCTTGATCGGGGACACTCAGCGTCCAGTCTAACGCACATAAAAAAGCCCCCGGACTTTTCAGGCCGGGGGCTTTTTACTCAAACCGACATCAGAACTTCTTGATGTCAGCCTTGGTTTCCAACTGCTTGCGGTACGCCGCGAAGTCCTGCTGGCCGACACGGGAAGCGAGGAAGCGGCGGTATTGCGCCTTTTCTTCGTCCGTAGGGGCTGCAGCTTCATTGACGCCGTTCAAGCGCACGATCACCAGGCTACCATCCGCCAGGGTCACGGTGGTGAAGGTCGGCTTGTCCTTGGCCGCAGGCTTGGGCATGCGGAACAGGGCTTGCAGCACGGCCGGCTCGATCGCTTCGGCGCTACGGGTAGCCGCTTCAGTGACTTTCCAGGCCTGGCCGTCAACCGGCTGGTTCAGCGGGGTCTTGCCATCACGCAGGCTGGCGATCAGCTCGTCAGCGTGAGTCTTGGCAGCCGCGCTGGCGCGCTCCTTGGCCATCTGTGCGCGAATCGCGGTATTGACGCTTTCCAGCGGCAGTTGCGCAGGTTTGCGGTGCTCTTTCGCACGCAGCACGATGATGGTTTCCGGGTCCAGCTCGATGGCGCTGCTGTTGGCACCTTCATCCAGCACTTCCGGGCTGAATGCTGCGGTGACCACGGCACGGTTGGCCGCAACACCTTCACCACCTTCACGGCCAAACGGCGCGGAGGTGTGCACGGTCAGCTTCAGGTCGGAGGCAGGCTGGGCCAGGTCAGACGCTTCGAATGCCGCATCTTCCAATTGCTTGGTCGCTTCGACAAAGCGCTGCTCGACCTGTTGGGTCTTCAGCTCGCGGGTCAGCTTGTCTTTCAGGCTGGCAAACGTCGGCACTTGCGGTGCTTCAACGCCCAACAGCTTGATCAGGTGCCAGCCGAAAGTGCTACGCACCGGCGCCGATACTTGATCCTGCTTCAACCCGTACAGAGCCGTCTCGAAGTCTGGATCGTAGACACCAGGGCCCGCAAAACCGAGGTCACCGCCATTGTTGGCCGAACCTGGATCCTGGGAGAACTCCTTGGCCAGGGCTTCAAACTTCTCACCCTTGGCCAGGCGCGCCTGGATTTCTTCGACCTTGGCCTTGGCTTGCGCGTCGGTGACCTTATCGTTGACTTCAATCAGGATATGCGCGGCACGACGCTGTTCAGCGAGGTTGGCGGTTTCTTTCTGATAGGCCGCCTGCAGGTCTTCATCCTTGACGTTGACCTGGTCGAAGAACGACGACTTCTTCAGCTCCAGGTAGTCGATGACCACTTGGTCCGGGGTCATGAACTCTTTGGCGTGCTGGTCGTAGTAAGCCTTGACCTCGTCGTCGGTGAGTTTCACCGCCGCGGGATTGGCCTTGATGTTGACGGTGGCGAAATCGCGGGTCTGTTTTTCCAGACGGGCGAATGCCAGCACCTCGGCGTCGGTGACGAAACCGCTGCCGGCGATACCTGCGCGCACCTGGCCGATGAGCATTTCCTGGGTCAGCATCTGACGGAACTGCATGCGGCTATAGCCCAGTTGACGGATCACCTGGTCAAAGCGTTCGGCGTTGAACTTGCCGTCCACCTGGAATTCCGGCGTCTGCAGGATTACCTGGTCCAGTGCAGCTTCAGAGAAGCCAAACTTGGAATCGGCCGCACCTTGCAGCAGCAGCTTGCGATCGATCAGGCCCTTGAGGGCCGCGTCGCGCAGCAGTTTCTCGTCCAGCAGCGAAGCATCGAAATCCTTGCCCAGCTGTTGCATCAGCTGGCGGCGTTGCATATCGACAGCCTGGCTCAGTTCGGTCTGGGTGATTTCTTCACCGTTGACCTTGGCCACGTCCTGCTTACTGTTACCCGAAGCCTGGAAAATGGCTTCGATACCGGTGAACGCCATCAATGCGACGATGATCCCGATAATGGTCTTGGCAATCCAGCCTTGTGAATTGTCCCTGATATTTTGCAGCATGCGTCCCCCAGAAACGGTTGAACTTCAAAAATTGGCAACCGTGGAGCGTGGGTAGAGTCCGGATAGAAGAAAGGCGCATCCGAGGATGCGCCTTCT
It contains:
- the aceE gene encoding pyruvate dehydrogenase (acetyl-transferring), homodimeric type, with amino-acid sequence MTPNNAVRRDDDPQETREWLESIESVLSTEGRPRAHYLIDQLLDFDVARHGDFYGRVTTPYVNTIPVDRQLPYPGNLAIERRTNAFIRWNAMAMVLRAGKHSGVGGHIATYASAAVLYDVGFDHFFRGRTDTFDGDLVYIQGHSSPGIYGRAYLEGRISEAQLDNFRREAGGEGISSYPHPRLMPDFWQFPTVSMGLGPITAAYQARFMRYLELRALKPHQGRKVWAFLGDGEMDQPESLAAISLAGREKLDNLIFVVNCNLQRLDGPVRGNAKVIQEFESLYRAAGWNVIKVIWGGGWDALLDKDTSGLLRQRMMECVDGDYQNYKSQNGAYVREHFFGKYPELLALVADMSDDDIWKLSRGGHDPDKVYNAYAAAVRHTGQPTVILAKTVKGFGMGEAGEGQNINHQLKKMGADAVKAFRDRFSLEVADEQLADIPYLKPAADSEEARYFAARRQALGGYVPARHTAVEALQIPELAAFATQLKDTGERAISTTMAFVRILGTLLKDPHLGKLIVPIVPDESRTFGMESLFRQIGIHSAVGQLYTPQDAGQLSYYKESKDGQIMQEGLNESGAISSWIAASTSYSNHGLMTVPFYIFYSMFGFQRVGDLAWAAGDARARGFLLGATAGRTTLMGEGLQHDDGHSHILASVIPCCVAYDPTFAYELAVIIREGMRRMYVEQQDIYYYITLLNENYPHPAMPEGVEDGILKGMYRLSENPQAQVQLMGSGSILREVIAAAALLAKDFAVQANVWSVTSLTELRRDGHAVERWNLLHPDSAPRVSYVEQCLDGQTGPVVVATDYMKLFADQIRPFVPGRRFVALGTDGFGQSDTRETLREFFEVDRHFIALAALKALADDGVVGREKVSEAIKRYGINVDKVDPVAV
- a CDS encoding MFS transporter, which gives rise to MSNNPNLPPDTLPLGGLLALACAGFITILTEAMPAGLLPQMGEGLGVSPALVGQLVTLYALGSLLAAIPLTLLTRGWRRRPLLLVAIGGFALVNSVTALSSHYGLTLVARFFAGVFAGLLWALLAGYASRMVAPHLQGRAIAIAMLGAPLALSLGVPAGTLLGTLVGWRLSFAIMTGLTLVLLVWARWQLPDFAGQPAQKRLGLGQVLRLPGIRPVLWVTLTYVLAHNILYTYIAPLLVPAGIAADVDQVLLVFGLAALVSIWLAGLLIDRWLRLLVLISCSLFGLLALALALWIESQLVIYTAVALWGLAFGGLPALLQTALAKSAGDSADAAQSMLVTVWNLGIAGGGLAGGVLLQGWGVAVFPWAVIVLMLLAIAGAAKASPQQLAGPALQVEG
- a CDS encoding MarR family winged helix-turn-helix transcriptional regulator, with product MSSKEPDVWFRFVRAHRTVIREIERRLAAADLPPYAWYDALWGLESGPDGTRRMHELADVLAIERYNLTRLVDRLEKDGLVLRSRSDGDSDGRAAFASITDAGRVLRKKMWKIYESTVDELFLSQIEPEQRQAFADALERTAGLAVEAGVQVRGRRSSKKQ
- a CDS encoding LysR family transcriptional regulator; its protein translation is MDSLGSLSVFVQVAETRSFTGAGRVLGVSSSAVGKSIARMEERLGVRLFHRSTRSITLTSEGALFLERSRRILAEVEAAERELTEAGATPRGKLRISVPQVRGLLMPVLSDFMRAYPQIELDVDFSDRMVDVIEEGFDAVIRTGKPEDSRLMARHLGHYHLVLVGTPAYFEQHGTPQQPQHLSDHACLRHKFCATGKLEPWPLRLVPGGAEPTLRTPLVSTTIESLNHVVHEGLGIACLPDYMVNHAVAEGRLQRVLDDYLEHRGSFWMLWPSSRHASAKLRVFIDHMCAGLFPAGAVP
- a CDS encoding SurA N-terminal domain-containing protein; its protein translation is MLQNIRDNSQGWIAKTIIGIIVALMAFTGIEAIFQASGNSKQDVAKVNGEEITQTELSQAVDMQRRQLMQQLGKDFDASLLDEKLLRDAALKGLIDRKLLLQGAADSKFGFSEAALDQVILQTPEFQVDGKFNAERFDQVIRQLGYSRMQFRQMLTQEMLIGQVRAGIAGSGFVTDAEVLAFARLEKQTRDFATVNIKANPAAVKLTDDEVKAYYDQHAKEFMTPDQVVIDYLELKKSSFFDQVNVKDEDLQAAYQKETANLAEQRRAAHILIEVNDKVTDAQAKAKVEEIQARLAKGEKFEALAKEFSQDPGSANNGGDLGFAGPGVYDPDFETALYGLKQDQVSAPVRSTFGWHLIKLLGVEAPQVPTFASLKDKLTRELKTQQVEQRFVEATKQLEDAAFEASDLAQPASDLKLTVHTSAPFGREGGEGVAANRAVVTAAFSPEVLDEGANSSAIELDPETIIVLRAKEHRKPAQLPLESVNTAIRAQMAKERASAAAKTHADELIASLRDGKTPLNQPVDGQAWKVTEAATRSAEAIEPAVLQALFRMPKPAAKDKPTFTTVTLADGSLVIVRLNGVNEAAAPTDEEKAQYRRFLASRVGQQDFAAYRKQLETKADIKKF
- a CDS encoding DUF2242 domain-containing protein — translated: MSTSFHLRSLGLALVLAGAAGCSSPKTAIYEHENFDDSGTFSRDYPVTDVAACEAARRALLSQGYIITSNDPKLVVGNKSFQQTGETHLQISFNVVCADDGKGVNHSTMFANALQDRYALKKVNNSASLGVGVLGSVSMPIGSTDDSMVKVASETVSAPKFYDRYFALVDVFLPQEVKKAAHIPETPKADLGVPEPKAAPVAEKVEAPKTEPTVSEPVTPPAEPAPIAPQEEPAPAPAPATSDLPPPTEAIPPLPTPAQ
- a CDS encoding GNAT family N-acetyltransferase, encoding MLIQGMEGLAIRRASVADAPAVLEVFDQVIAWFVAIGNHAQWGTAPWSAVPRRVAQAEQACAMPEAWVVEDSEGRIHAALVLGEAMPYVPAATEPEVYVRWLIVGRDVRVRGLGRRLLAFAEDRARAAGVSRLRVDCYAGGTGDLVRFYESCGYARLSTFDLEGWPGQLLGRSLGSAGDGQ